One genomic window of Onychostoma macrolepis isolate SWU-2019 chromosome 25, ASM1243209v1, whole genome shotgun sequence includes the following:
- the spi1a gene encoding transcription factor PU.1a has protein sequence MLHYRMEGCVISPLPEELIPYDPDARPIYDFYPYLSTDPQTHPESGWDYTSVHGHHSEFEPPQGNHFTELHPSTYRYGDVESFHPSVDSGMGTLLPVVPPQYTYVPHPLYQRSPVPHCSTDDEDPGGRSPPFEVSEGEEDNDRHAGISSSLSGNKRKVRLYQFLLDLLQDGDMRDCIWWVDRERGIFQFSSKHKETLAGRWGQQKGNRKRMTYQKMARALRNYGKTGEVKKVKKKLTYQFSSEVMRRMTTDRRQYHH, from the exons ATGTTGCATTACAGAATGGAAGGCTGTGTTATTTCACCT ttgccAGAAGAATTAATTCCGTATGACCCAGATGCTCGGCCGATATATGACTTCTACCCGTATCTCAGTACTGACCCTCAGACTCATCCTG AAAGTGGATGGGACTACACAAGTGTTCACGGCCATCACAGTGAATTTGAGCCTCCTCAAGGAAACCATTTCACTGAGCTGCATCCCAGCACATACCGCTATGGAGACGTTGAGTCCTTCCATCCATCCGTAGATTCAGGAATGGGAACACTTTTACCTGTCGTTCCTCCACAG TATACTTACGTCCCCCACCCACTGTACCAGCGGTCCCCCGTCCCCCACTGCAGTACTGATGACGAGGACCCCGGGGGACGCAGTCCACCCTTTGAGGTGTCCGAGGGTGAGGAGGACAACGACAGACATGCAGGCATCTCCAGCTCTCTATCAG GAAACAAGCGGAAAGTGCGTCTCTATCAGTTCCTCCTGGACCTCCTGCAGGACGGAGACATGCGGGACTGCATCTGGTGGGTGGACCGAGAGCGAGGCATCTTTCAATTCTCTTCCAAACACAAGGAGACACTCGCCGGCCGCTGGGGCCAGCAGAAGGGAAACCGCAAGAGAATGACCTACCAGAAGATGGCCAGGGCCCTGCGCAACTACGGCAAGACCGGCGAGGTCAAAAAGGTCAAGAAGAAGCTGACGTACCAGTTCAGCAGCGAGGTGATGAGGAGGATGACTACAGACAGGAGGCAGTATCATCACTGA
- the clpxb gene encoding ATP-dependent Clp protease ATP-binding subunit clpX-like, mitochondrial, translating to MSCSCRPAVRVIIKSVHKGFSRSHLQLFSHTRAVCDEVHLPPFVHVRTFSQTAVCFASKDSTPRDGDGGKKGVGEAGGKRASGAGGSGKGGSQLRCPKCGDPCTHVETFVSSTRFVKCEKCHHFFVVLSETDSKKGLNKEAESSEHVKFTLAQKPPPPPKKIYTYLDKYVVGQSYAKKVLAVAVYNHYKRIYNNLPAAGRQQAETEKQSSLSPRELEIRRREDEYRFTKLLQIAGISPHGNALGASVQQQTNQQAPQDKRGRDVLDSAHTDIKLEKSNIVLLGPTGSGKTLLAQTLAKCLDVPFAICDCTTLTQAGYVGEDIESVIAKLLQDANYSVEKAQQGIVFLDEVDKIGSVPGIHQLRDVGGEGVQQGLLKLLEGTIINVPEKNSRKLRGETVQVDTTNILFVASGAFNGLDRIISRRKNEKYLGFGTPSNMGKGRRAAAAADLANSSGNEVDAMAEIEEKDRLLRNVEARDLIEFGMIPEFVGRLPVVVPLHSLDEEMLVQILTEPRNAVVPQYQALFSMDKCDLNVTPDALKAIARFALERKTGARGLRSIMEKLLLEPMFEVPQSDIIAVELTKEVVQGKCGPRYIRAPPKETEEEFDSASEEDNWPRHADAANN from the exons ATGTCCTGTTCATGCAGACCTGCAGTGAGGGTGATTATAAAGTCTGTCCATAAAG GTTTTTCTCGCTCGCATCTCCAGCTCTTCAGCCACACTAGAGCAGTTTGTGATGAAGTCCATCTTCCTCCGTTCGTGCACGTGAGGACGttttcacagacagcagtgtgTTTTGCTTCTAAAGACAGTACGCCCAGAGACGGCGATGGCGGAAAG AAGGGTGTAGGTGAGGCGGGTGGAAAGCGGGCGTCAGGTGCTGGAGGTTCAGGGAAAGGTGGCAGTCAGCTGAGATGCCCGAAATGTGGAGATCCTTGTACACACGTGGAGACTTTTGTGT CCTCCACACGGTTTGTGAAATGTGAAAAGTGCCATCATTTCTTCGTGGTTCTGTCTGAGACCGACTCTAAGAAGGGTTTGAATAAGGAAGCGGAGAGCTCTGagcatgttaaattcacattagcTCAGAAACCCCCTCCACCTCCTAAAAAG ATTTATACCTACCTCGACAAATATGTTGTCGGCCAGTCATACGCCAAGAAAGTGTTGGCTGTCGCCGTCTATAATCATTATAAACGGATCTACAACAACCTCCCAGCAGCAGGCCGACAGCAGGCGGAAACAGAGAAACAGAGCTCCCTCTCTCCCAGAG AGTTAGAGATCAGAAGACGTGAAGATGAATACAGGTTTACAA AGCTGCTTCAGATCGCTGGCATCAGTCCCCATGGCAACGCTCTGGGTGCATCTGTTCAGCAGCAGACCAATCAGCAAGCTCCTCAAGACAAAAGGGGCAGGGACGTGCTTGACTCCGCCCACACTGATATTAAGCTGGAAAAGAGCAACATTGTGTTGCTGGGACCTACTGGATCAG GTAAAACCCTGCTGGCCCAAACTCTGGCTAAATGCTTGGATGTGCCTTTTGCCATCTGCGATTGTACCACCCTGACACAGGCGGGCTATGTAGGCGAGGACATTGAGTCTGTTATTGCCAAACTTCTGCAGGACGCCAACTACTCAGTTGAGAAAGCCCAGCAAG GCATAGTGTTCCTGGATGAGGTGGATAAGATTGGCAGTGTGCCTGGAATTCATCAGCTGAGAGATGTTGGGGGCGAAGGAGTTCAGCAG GGTTTGCTGAAACTGCTTGAGGGAACAATCATTAATGTTCCAGAGAAGAATAGTAGGAAGTTGAGAGGAGAGACAGTGCAAGTGGATACAACCAACATTTTGTTTGTGGCATCGGGTGCTTTCAACGGGCTGGACAGGATCATCAGCCGTAGGAAAAATGAAAAG TATCTTGGTTTTGGGACGCCCTCTAACATGGGAAAAGGGCGTCGAGCTGCAGCAGCTGCAGATCTGGCCAACAGCTCAGGGAATGAAGTGGATGCAATGGCAGAGATTGAGGAAAAGGACCGGCTCCTGCGGAACGTTGAAGCACGGGACCTCATCGAGTTCGGCATGATCCCAGAGTTTGTGGGCCGTCTGCCTGTGGTGGTGCCACTGCACAGTCTGGACGAGGAGATGCTGGTGCAGATCCTTACAGAGCCTCGTAATGCAGTGGTCCCTCAATATCAGGCCCTCTTCAGTATGGATaaa TGTGACCTGAATGTAACTCCAGATGCACTAAAGGCAATCGCCCGTTTTGCACTGGAACGGAAGACAGGAGCCAGGGGTCTCCGCTCCATCATG GAGAAGCTCTTGCTGGAGCCCATGTTTGAGGTGCCTCAATCTGACATCATTGCTGTGGAACTGACTAAGGAGGTGGTCCAGGGCAAGTGTGGACCACGCTACATTAG AGCTCCTCCCAAAGAAACAGAGGAAGAGTTTGACTCGGCCTCTGAGGAAGACAACTGGCCCAGACACGCTGACGCTGCCAACAACTGA